One Glycine soja cultivar W05 chromosome 7, ASM419377v2, whole genome shotgun sequence genomic window, TGAATTTGGGATTAGTTAacatctctttctttttatgatttagagggttaaaacaaaaattatatttttctagtttttcacgtgatttttgtttttatccaaGTTCTGTAAGTTTTTCGTCTTCTCCAAACATAATCAACTTAGACTCAACGAAACAAAGAAAACCCACCAGTTATTTTTTGATGTAAAAATCCCACCGGTTCACGACACaactcaaacaaaaaaatctgcctctataattttaactttaactttaagactttcattctttattacaccatatttttccattttataAAGCCACATGTCTTTTTATATTCGAATAggtatcatcatttttttattaaatcgaatcaatattgatttgtttcttaattaattatttttaaaaagagacCATGTGTGGTAAAATGTTGCTCTGATTTGTTGAATGAGGAAATATTTTGTGTTCTCCCAAATCTTAATTATGActtaggttaaaatatattcttgctcattcattttttctaatatttgtttgtttttatttttaaaaaaaaataatttagttctttaacttttttctttggAATAATACCCTTTGATTGTCACTACATGTCCAAGCTCGAGATCAAACCTTAAATTTTGGTTAAGGAACCAAAGCGTCGAATAACTTATGCCAATAATTCTTCGTAGTTCTTTAACTTTCAAATTCAAGTTAATGTTGTTCTtctaaaatagttattattttcGATTTTAGCATATGATTTTGAACCAATTTTAAAGTGATTTTAGACATAAAACTTGtcctattaatttgattatatagaagttataaaatttaactaatttttgaataaaaaatataaaaaaatatggtgaAAATTGGAATTAATCTGAGGAGCAactccaaatttgaaaaaaaaaatctaatattagACTATTTTGTAGTTGTTTGTGAAACTCTttgccaaaattacaattttagtcccttcatttgttttagaattcGATTTTGGTCCcgctataatttaatttacaaatttagttcaccaattttttacaattccgtTATTTCAGTCTCCAACCTGAAATTAGTTGTTGACTATTAATTGCTTACCTTGACCGTCACGTGTCGCGCTTTTATTAGATATTGTTCGTCATGTGTCATAATTTCATTGTAGGTTGACGTTAATTagatgcatgaaattaaggtCCAATAAAATTGCGACATGTGACGGTCAatgttgtagaagcaaagcttcatggtgaatcaaatgtgattcaaaggtattttgatgataacaatgatgaaaacaaaagatgatgacaaaggtgatgacaaaaagctcaaagatcaatcaaagaacaacccaggtaaatcaagaacaattcaaggttcaagatctcaagaatcaagattcaaggttcaagatctcaagaatcaagatcaagattcaagactcaagattcaagaatcaagagaaggttcaatcaagataagtatgaaaagtttttctcaaaaattgaatagcacatgatttttctcaaaacatgtttagcaaagagtttttactctctggtaatcgattaccagattgttgtaatcgattaccagtagtaaagttgttttgaaaaagttttcaaattgaatttacaacgttccaattaatttcaaaaagttgtaatcgattacaatgttttggtaatcgattaccagtgcctttgaacgttgaaattcaaattcaaatgtgaagagtcacatcctttcacataaaagctttgtgtaatcgattacacttatttggtaatcgattaccagtgactgtttctgaataaatcaaaagatgtaactcttcaaaaaggttttgactttttcaaattggttttaagtttttctaaaagttataactcttctaaatggtcttcttgaccagacatgaagagtctataaaagcaagactttgttttacattttcaatcaattcattctttcaatctttctaacaatccaatcaatctcttacaatcctttacaagccttgaatctctttgaacttcttcttcttctttgtaccaaaagctttctgaagttttatggttttccaaaccttgaaaacttgtgttattcatctttttcattctcttctccctttgccaaaaagaattcgccaaggactaaccgcctgaattctttttgtgtctctcttctccctttttcaaaagaacgaaggactaaccgcctgaattcttttgtgtctcccttctcccttgtcaaagaattcaaaatgacacagtctgagaattcttttgattcttcccattccctaatacaaaagtattcaaaggactaaccgcttgagaattcttttgtatccccattcacaaagcatcaaaggtttaacagcctgagatctttgtcttaacacattggagggtacatcctttgtggtacaagtagatgatacatctacttgggtttgactgagaacaagagagggtacatctcttgtggatcagttatagtggagggtacatccactaggttcaaagagaacaagggagggtatatcccttgtgaatctttgcttgtaaaaggatttttacaaggttgaaagaaatctcaaggaccgcaggtcgcttggggactggatgtaggcacgggttgttgccgaaccagtataaaaactctttgtgtgtttgttttcttcttccctactcttttactttccgctgtgcatttaatttccgcttttactttctgttaagtttctcttctactcctcattctcttaacaatttagtaaaagccttagaagagtaattttttaattggtaaaggtttaggaataattaattcaacctccctttcttaattattctgaggccacttgatccaacaaatgtTTTGGCAAGTGATCGTCAACGCCCAATTTTAGGATTGAGGATTGAAATAACGAAATTGTAAAAAACTAAGAGATtaaattcgtgaattaaataatagggggaccaaaattaaattttgagacAAATAGGAggaccaaatttacaattttagcATGTGTTATGCCTCGTTTAGGTCcaaactttaaattattttttagttgctTTCGGTTTTTACTTGTGTATTTTTTAATGTGATATTCtcatattgttttaaaaattattattgaagttGTGCTTACCGTTATATTGTTATTAATAAATCTAGCTTAGTGTCACGTGTCTTACTCGAGTATTAAAttcacattttataatttataagagtaattttttatattattttaaatttttaattatttagtttaaattttaatacatgTATGTTAATAGATATgtaaataaatacttaaatatatcTTTATATGCACACATGTTCTagaaaattgttattattgaaaaTGTTATCCTTGTTAGAATTTCCTTCACTTTGATGATAtcttgtatatttattttttactttcttttagaaaaattgatttaattcattttatttttaatttttttagtagttgtGTTACaggtataaattattatgttgaTGTTAATCTTCATATAAAAAAGTATCTAGTGACATTTGTTCCTGTgacaaaatattcttttataatagatttttaaaataaataaataaattaaatatattaaagttattatatgtgcaaaaatattataaaaaagtaagACCAAATTATTAGAAAgagtgataaaaattaatagaattatTTGGATATATTATAGGTATgatgtgatttaatttatttattttatttaatttaagtattaataatataactaataatttgtaaattggttaaaatcaatgtttatttattttttaaataataatatattaattagaatacttaagttaaagtttttaaaatttagaaataaatctgaagaaaaaatatatcaaattagaaaattttatatagggaataaatatatacatgtgTTTAGAAAGAAAtctatcaaaatttttaaataataatataaaaatttattacattaaatactaataaaataatcatattaaatattgataaataatatatatatacgtatgcttgaaaaaaattatatatctgTGTTTGAAAAATGTatcaaattagaaatttttgtatatgtGAATAATTATATACAGGTGTTCGATAAatgtatcaaaattttaaataataatatataatttttttacattaaatattaatagaataattaataaatattgataaataatagaatttttatggaaatatgtaaaatgtcacaaaaaaattgtacctcaccaaaaaaattataatccatGAATTAATTATACGtgtaaaattatagaaaatcatgataaataataaaaattaccaTATCTATAAtacatcaaataaattaaatatcatataatataaaatatttagaataaatttaaaatgtaatgaatcaatttagtctcttaaattattttttaattttaaatctctTATAtcgttaaaattataattattttcaaatataaaaaatgtcttaCTTTATCATGatcaattaatgaaataaaatttattaaaataaattgattgaattaaatggtgctatttaatatttttgaaggAAATAAGTATGAGGATGTGGGTGTCATGTGAATTCTCcaagaaaaaatcaaatcttattttatatatatatatatatatatatatatgatttaaaaaagaaaaattgcaaGCATATGATTGTATCATTTGTTGAAGTTGTCTCTGGCAATGGATTATATACTTCTCCTTACTAGAGTGCCAAAttgataatcatttttttttctataatcaaTTGTATCATTTTTTCCCCAGTAACTTACATGGCACATGTTACACATTATACAgagtaaaactatttttatttctaatctaTAATTTTCTCATTACTTTTATTCTAACATAACAACcccaaaatatttcaaattctcCTAAACTAAACAACTTGAAATTCTATCGCATTTCATATCTATTtatctcttttccatttttttctatcCTATTTCCATCCCTCtaactttttttccttcacCACTAATGTATCAAGTGTGGATTCAGTTTACAGTTTGAAGACTCCAAAATAATGGTTGAATAAAAAATtctgaatttttatttcttacaaaacatatatgagaatatatatattatattcgttCAATCTAATTTTAAACCAAATACTCTTGTACCAAAAATGAAAATCGGAGGATCAATTGGGGAAAAAAAGCTaacttgtaaatttaaaatgtggACCGTAGCCGGTAGAACATCTAGCTCGTTaatcatcttattattattatatacctAACGGTCAAGATTACGCATTACAGGTGCGCTGCATTTCCCACACTTCACAGTATTCTATCCAAAAAAGAAGCGGGAAAATTCACCCAAAACTCAAAACCCTCCAAAACGCAAAACACTCTTCAGTCTTTTTTTCATGTCCAGTTCCCGCTCCATTTGCTCTCTCTGTCTCTGTGTCTCTCTAAACCTGGTCTCATCGCAGATTCGCAAACACACACACTTCAGATCCGAATCTCCATCCATGGCGGAGTCCGAATTCGAACCAAACGTTGACCTCGAAGAGAAATCGTGGCACCTCCTCGCGCTCCTCCTCCGAATTGGCCACGCCGTTTACCCGCAACGCCTCGCCGCGCAGTGTCGTTTGTTCGCTGCCTCGCCGAACTTCGTCTGCCACGTCGGCACTCTCCCCGGCTCGCCGATCTCCGTCACCGACAACGGACTGGTCACGCCCTCCGTCGGCACCGTCTTCGCCCTCGGAAGCTTCTTCTCCCTCCACTTCTCGCCGCCGCAGCCACAAACGTACCGTTTCAGGAAACGCAAATCGCTTTTCGATTACGGCGAAGGTTCacttctctttcctttttctcttcttaaattttaattccgattttctttttatttttaaaatttccgtggttgatttgatttgattgagATTTTGGTGAAACCAGATGGAAGGGAGCACAAGAAGTTGGCGATTCGTGATGGACTTCGAGAATTTTCGTTCCAGGTATTCATTTattcctttcttattttctattttattttgtgtgtttgAGAGAGctttgcaaaattgatttttgatgaaagtgattttggttaaaattagttttgaagtCACATggattgtatttgattttttttattctgaaagTGAGttagtgtataatttttttatccatacaaAAGCTACTTAAAGTTCATTCaactaaaaaatcaatattgGATCCAATGTGAATATAACCacactaatttttttcttgttggtggttatatgcaCTTGGAATCGTAGTTTTGTTTGACTACAGTGTGTGCCTGTGATATGTTACGGTAGCTTGATTATGcatgaatttcatttttttgcatttaGGATGCATTTGGAGTGATAATGATTATGTGTTTAAGTGAGTGTTTGGAAAATTAACTttagttaaaattgatttttgaagtGATTATGTTGGGATGTTTATTCTATAAGTTAGTAGTAAAACTAGAATATTTTTTCATCCAATACAAAAGCTACCTAAAATTGTTTAGactcaaaaatcaattttaaacctTGAATCGATTCTTCGATATGGAATCAAACATGTGAATATTTACTTATAATCACGTTAGCTggtattttaactttattttaaataatacaaCATGAATTTAAACACacgttttttttggtttgttgaTGGTTATATGAACACTGAATCATACTTTTGATTGGCTGGTGTGTGTGCCTTTGTATGTGACGGCGACAGTAGCTTGGTTATGcatgaatttcatttttttttgcatttaggGTACGTTATCATATATTGAAgtgaaagaaatataaatataaccGTTTAGATTGGAGTGATTATGATCATTATTCGTAAATGTCAATATCTGAGGGTATAATTTGGTTGCCTTTCTGTCACAAAAAAATTGGTTGCCTTTCCTTTCATCTTAAGGCATGTATGAGCACATTGTTtggatgataaaataatttaatgtataGTGAATCACAATGATGGTTAATCGCACGTTGTTAATGAACTTGATTATTTAGTGTGTGTAGCTGTGATATTTGACAGTGGCACTCACTACATTGAGAATGATTTGCATTTTCTTGCATTTAGGGTGCATTAGAGTCAGGTGGAATAGAGAGCTatagaaataaaatcaaatttactcggctgtttattattaaaataagtagtAAATATCATTTCTGAGTGTATAGTTTGGTTGCCTTTCATTTGAGTTtctgttaagaaaaaaaatcaattaaaaatctgATTAAATTCTGTAATAATTAGATAAGTTTATTATATGTATGtcaagaaaaaaactaaaaaataacatgttagTTTTAGTCCTTGTCTCGTAAGTTATAATAAGCAACGTATGAAAAAAAGCTACATTATAAAGcgcttttgttttttcaaagctTAAACAAATGCATCTTTTATCAACCTTATAGAGtgatatataacttttatttagCAATCattgtatttcgtgctgaataTGGTGCTAAGCTTTGGGGTTTTTCTTTGGCGTGCAGAGTTTTGCTGATACCACAGAGACTCTGATGAGAAGAAATTTCCCtgtaataaaatttgaatcacaGAATATAGGTAGCAGGAGTTTTGTATTCCCCTTGCGTATTGATAAAAATGAAGAGTGTTCAGGTTGTCCAATGCCAAATTTTGAACATCGGGAAGCCAATAATGATGCCAGGACAACCATGTCTAATGGAGAGGTTTCTGAATCTATTATCAAAgcactgacaaaaaaaaaatcaattatcaaaGCAAGTTACTTGAACTGTCTGAAGCTAGTGGATAGAAATAGATTCATGGACTGTAATCTCTTTGTTGACCGTGCTCTCTTGGATCCCTCATTATGCAAAGACGGAATTGTTAACAGCCTTGGATTTGGGAAGAAAATGGATTCTTTTGGCACATTTATGCATGACTATGCCGAACAAAACAGTATTCGTCATGTGGATGAAGATGGTATTGGTAAAAGTAATACTTGCAAAGATCAACCGAGAGAACCTAATGAAGATGATGAGGTGGAAAGTGGTTCACAGAAAGGGCTGATTGATTCTGTCACAAATAGAGACAAGGAAGATGTTGCTCAGAGGGTCAATGCTGCACTATGTAGAGAAGAATTGACTAATGGTTTGGAACAAAAGAACCGTGTCCATGCAATGAATTTGGAAAAGGAGAGTGAGAGAAACACAGGCACTAAGTCTACAAATAAAATAGCAAATTCCTCTTCAATACCAAAGCGGCTTTTGAAATCTTCTAGCATATTAAAGGGAGGACAGAAGAATGATCTCCACCCTAAGTCACAAATTCTCAAAGAGTCACTAGCCAGTAATAAATTTGGTAATGTTCCAAAAAATGTTGATCAATGTAGAAATGATCAGAAACTTACAGCGAGGAAGCAAAATCGTAATGAGAACATGGCAGGAATTATTGCCACTACTACTAAGGTGAGCAGCTTACACGCTGTAGTTCAAAATAGCCTGTGCTTTTAAAGTCATGCTTGAGAAGATGTTTTTAGGATCATTTTAACTGTTTGATTAAGAGCCATAACTTATATGTTCACTTTATccattttggttattttgttgaATCAGGTGGAGAAAAGAGCATATCCATCATTTGAAGCTTTTAcaatagaggaagaagaaggttcAGGTATTTGAAATCTTTCTTTCTCCTCAACTTCcttattgatgaaaaaaatatttaaattgcagtgacatttcttatttttttcatttaggtgGTTATGGCACCGTTTACCGTGCTCAAAGAACTACTGATGGAAAACGGGTTGCAATAAAATGTAAATGACACctatcttttatatttattctgtGCTGTGCGTTTAATGTTATgattaagaaaaggaaaatagttAGTGTCCATTATTTGCGCAAAACTAGAAAGTGAAGCTACTTATTTGTCTTAAAAAATTCAGTTCTTCTTGTGTTCACTTTCCCACTTATAATAGAAACTGGAAGCAATTCTTTGTATGTAATCATTTTGATATtactaaaactaatttaatatatGATTGGCGTAATGGCTTTGAAGAAATTGATATTGATGCTCCAATATATACATGTGATTTTACAGGTCCTCATAGTAATGCTCATAAAAACCATGTAAATAATGAAAGGAATATGCTCGAGCGTTTTGGGTAAGTATATAAGACATAATAGTacaatatttgtaatatttaaGCTGCAATGCATTctgttatttgttaatattttttcttatgtttCAGTGGTAAAAACTATATAATAAGGTACGAGGGCTCTTTAAAAAATGGAAATAGCGATTGCTTTGTTTTAGAACATGTTGACCATGATAGACCTGAGGTAATTGCTGAAGCtgtctataatttatattttcttcgttagaaaaaaaaatgtttccgtTTCtacatagatttttttataatttaatcaacGAATCAAATTCAGGAGATGAATTCCCTTTTTAGCCTTTCCCAACGTTAAACTGGTTAGCTCTTGAGAAGAACCCTAACATTCTCTGAAATTCCTCTTTAATAGAGCTAATTTTACTTCTTGATCTTTAGGTTATGGAAAAGATATGCAAGAAACTGATTTCTTTTTCAacgtttcttattttaattcaatttggcTCATGATAATACTCTAACCTGCTCTACATTCATGTTTAATGGAGATAATTTTCCCTTCTCAATTTGTAggttttgaaaaaagaaattgatataGTTCAGCTTCAATGGTACGGGTATTGCATGTTCAGGGCGCTTTATTGCTTACACAAAGAGGTATTTTCCCCCATGCATGATCAAAGTCTCATGTGACTTTGACTAAAAAGACAGCAAGTACAATTGTTTTGAGTAATTTGAATTCTATTGTAGGGAGTTGTTCACAGAGACGTTAAACCTGGAAACTTCCTTTACTCTCGAAAGTTAAGCAAAGGCTATCTTATTGATTTTAACCTTGCCATGGTTAGATTGCTCAACTTTCTTATCAAGAGTTAACTGTGATTCTTTTGATATAAATACTGatgaattttgatattttctttctAGGATTTAAAGCAGAAGCACAACGTTGGAAGTAAGATTTCTTTTCACTTATCAGTTGCTTGTTCTTTTGAGAAATAGAATAACTGGCTGAATATTTGGTTTTCTTATGACACttgtaattttcataaaatatgacTTGGTGCCTCTTTGGTAACTTGGATAACTAATTTCAAGATTGAAGACAACATACTCTtatgtttatttctttcaaatattaGTTAGTTAAGTTTTACTGTCAACGATCTTCATGATATAATCTGCTTAATTAGTTTGGTCAATTGCGCATCTGCTAGGTAAATCAAAACCAAGCCTTGATGCATCATCCAatgttatttctttctcttctggTTCTGCCCCTTTGGTCCGAGACAAGAACCTTGGAGGCAGCAAGTCTTTACCATCCAATAAAAGGGCTTTGGCAGATTATAAGAATTATTCTGAACTTAATAGGAATGCAAAGGAAAAGGCTTATACTGTTCATCTGAAAAATTGTCCTGATAAGGCTGGTGGGAGTTTTCTTAGAGCACAAGGAACAGATGGCTCTGGTATAACTTCTGCCAAAGATGCTAGCACTAGGACTGCTTCTGCAGAAAGGCTCAGGGAACCTTTACCTTCCCATGGAAGAAAGGAGCTTATCAGCCTTGTGAATACTATGAAATGTGCAAACAGTTCAACAATAGGTCCTTCTTCTCAAAGGAAAAGGGTTACTGCTCCCTCAAGCAAGGcagatgacaacattttttatattacccCGATGCCTTTGCATTCATCTACTGTTGGTGGGGGATTATTGAGAAGCAAAGGTATGGCTCAAATTTCATAAGTTCTGAGGAGTGTTATTGCTACCTTTAACTTATTATCTCTTGGTGTGTTTTCCAGGtgatggaaagaaaaaagaaggttcATGTGTTGGAACCAAAGGATTTCGTGCTCCGGAGGTAAGATCTTGCTGTCACTTCTATCCACTTGCATTTTTTGACCCAATTAAAGGCTCAATTTTATGCTGATCCAAGTAGAGATATTGTCTATAATGAATGTTGACAGAGTGTCATTTTTAGATGCTtgttgaaaaagagaaaataagaaacatGTTAGCACCCGGAATGACAATTTTATACTGCTATGGAAGTTAAAAGTGAATCATTTGCCTCCCCTAAACCTAAAAGAAATCACTATGCAGACTTTGGGATACCAGGGTTATTTCCTTTAACCTATGTACAATTTATTAGAATAGTAATCTGAGTTTAGCATAAGTATCAACAGCTTACAATTAGCTAGTTTCCCGGCTGCAGTATAGGTTTCAGTATCCCGTATTTATCGTTGTTTCATTTGTGGTACAAATTGTGGTCTCCTGCTGACTAAAGAAACTT contains:
- the LOC114418781 gene encoding probable serine/threonine-protein kinase cdc7, translating into MSSSRSICSLCLCVSLNLVSSQIRKHTHFRSESPSMAESEFEPNVDLEEKSWHLLALLLRIGHAVYPQRLAAQCRLFAASPNFVCHVGTLPGSPISVTDNGLVTPSVGTVFALGSFFSLHFSPPQPQTYRFRKRKSLFDYGEDGREHKKLAIRDGLREFSFQSFADTTETLMRRNFPVIKFESQNIGSRSFVFPLRIDKNEECSGCPMPNFEHREANNDARTTMSNGEVSESIIKALTKKKSIIKASYLNCLKLVDRNRFMDCNLFVDRALLDPSLCKDGIVNSLGFGKKMDSFGTFMHDYAEQNSIRHVDEDGIGKSNTCKDQPREPNEDDEVESGSQKGLIDSVTNRDKEDVAQRVNAALCREELTNGLEQKNRVHAMNLEKESERNTGTKSTNKIANSSSIPKRLLKSSSILKGGQKNDLHPKSQILKESLASNKFGNVPKNVDQCRNDQKLTARKQNRNENMAGIIATTTKVEKRAYPSFEAFTIEEEEGSGGYGTVYRAQRTTDGKRVAIKCPHSNAHKNHVNNERNMLERFGGKNYIIRYEGSLKNGNSDCFVLEHVDHDRPEVLKKEIDIVQLQWYGYCMFRALYCLHKEGVVHRDVKPGNFLYSRKLSKGYLIDFNLAMDLKQKHNVGSKSKPSLDASSNVISFSSGSAPLVRDKNLGGSKSLPSNKRALADYKNYSELNRNAKEKAYTVHLKNCPDKAGGSFLRAQGTDGSGITSAKDASTRTASAERLREPLPSHGRKELISLVNTMKCANSSTIGPSSQRKRVTAPSSKADDNIFYITPMPLHSSTVGGGLLRSKGDGKKKEGSCVGTKGFRAPEVLLRSQHQGHKIDIWSAGVTLLYLVIGKTPFTGDPEQNIKEIVKLRGSEEFWEVAKLHDRELSFPVELLNDRYLQSWDLEGWCKVHTKRPEFLEQIPKSLFDLIDKCLTVNPRNRLSAEDVLRHEFFDSVNESLRKKRMIHRHRALGSDDTAASRAI